From the Microbacterium sp. W4I4 genome, one window contains:
- a CDS encoding GNAT family N-acetyltransferase translates to MLTTPRLLLRPQETADAEVFHQLWSERDPRVPGHRRLDEQGRPTVEDIAEDIRQSGSTSLLLSAVLRESSELIGYAGLIFSGKGAENEPEIAFELLQRTHGNGYATEAGEAVLAWARELGHRRLWASVWDWNIASLRVLEKLGFRDAGVQHPAMEHGRTILTVREL, encoded by the coding sequence ATGCTGACGACGCCGCGACTGCTGCTCCGGCCGCAAGAGACGGCCGACGCCGAGGTGTTCCATCAGCTCTGGTCGGAGCGTGATCCGCGAGTGCCTGGGCATCGACGACTCGACGAGCAGGGGAGACCCACTGTAGAGGACATCGCAGAGGACATCCGGCAGTCGGGGTCCACCTCCCTGCTGCTCAGCGCCGTGCTACGCGAGAGCTCGGAACTGATCGGTTATGCGGGCCTGATCTTCAGCGGGAAGGGCGCCGAGAACGAGCCGGAGATCGCGTTCGAGCTGCTGCAGCGCACACACGGGAACGGGTACGCGACCGAGGCAGGCGAGGCCGTACTGGCGTGGGCGAGAGAGCTCGGACACCGCCGGCTCTGGGCGTCGGTGTGGGACTGGAACATCGCATCGCTCCGAGTGCTGGAGAAGCTGGGCTTCCGCGACGCGGGCGTGCAGCATCCGGCCATGGAACACGGCCGGACGATCCTCACGGTGCGGGAGCTCTAG
- a CDS encoding DNA polymerase IV yields the protein MSPIPWVLHVDMDQFIAAVEVLRRPELAGRPVIVGGNGDPTERAVVSTASYEARAFGIGSGMPLKIAARKAPDDAVFLPVDHAAYEQASAEVMGALRELPGVILEVIGWDECFLGTTTDDPESVAVAAQQAVLAATSLHCSVGIGDNKVRAKIATEFGKPRGMFRLTEQNWFEVMGDKSTRELWGVGSRVQARLAEHGIRTVRELADADEAEIVGEFGPKMGVWYHGLGFGHGPAVVDDAPWVARSHSRETTFQQNLTTRAEIEAAISGLAAQAFADCAAEGRPVMRVHLKVRYAPFETRTVGRRLPEATISSADFIAAALALSAGLDPDREVRLLGVRAEMSMPGGGDAIERTPVRGRI from the coding sequence ATGAGTCCGATTCCCTGGGTGCTTCACGTGGATATGGATCAGTTCATCGCGGCCGTGGAGGTGCTGCGACGACCGGAGCTCGCCGGTCGGCCCGTCATCGTCGGCGGGAACGGCGATCCGACCGAACGTGCGGTGGTCTCCACCGCGTCCTACGAGGCGCGCGCCTTCGGGATCGGATCGGGGATGCCGCTCAAGATCGCCGCACGCAAGGCACCGGACGACGCTGTCTTCCTGCCCGTGGACCACGCCGCGTACGAGCAGGCATCCGCCGAGGTCATGGGTGCGCTGCGAGAACTGCCCGGAGTCATCCTGGAGGTGATCGGCTGGGACGAGTGCTTTCTGGGCACGACGACAGATGATCCCGAGTCCGTCGCCGTCGCGGCCCAGCAGGCGGTGCTCGCTGCCACGTCGCTGCACTGCTCTGTCGGGATCGGCGACAACAAGGTGCGGGCCAAGATCGCGACCGAGTTCGGCAAGCCCCGCGGGATGTTCCGTCTCACGGAGCAGAACTGGTTCGAGGTCATGGGGGACAAGTCCACTCGTGAGCTCTGGGGCGTGGGGTCGCGTGTGCAAGCGCGCCTCGCCGAGCACGGCATCCGCACAGTGCGGGAACTGGCGGACGCGGACGAGGCGGAGATCGTTGGCGAATTCGGTCCGAAGATGGGTGTCTGGTACCACGGGCTCGGCTTCGGGCACGGTCCAGCCGTGGTCGACGACGCCCCCTGGGTAGCCCGCAGTCACAGTCGCGAGACGACTTTCCAGCAGAACCTGACCACACGCGCGGAGATCGAGGCGGCGATCAGCGGGCTCGCAGCGCAGGCCTTCGCCGATTGCGCCGCGGAAGGACGACCGGTCATGCGGGTTCACCTGAAGGTGCGCTATGCGCCTTTCGAGACGCGCACTGTGGGCCGCAGGCTCCCCGAGGCGACCATCAGCAGCGCTGATTTCATCGCAGCCGCACTCGCGCTCAGCGCCGGGCTCGACCCTGACCGAGAGGTCCGTCTGCTGGGCGTCCGCGCCGAGATGTCGATGCCCGGCGGCGGCGACGCGATCGAGCGTACGCCGGTGCGCGGCCGGATCTGA
- a CDS encoding DUF1990 family protein — protein sequence MTCPDLPDWPPTDRSHRRSEISAIIGRGDAAWERAAHDILRWGVKTASGFTVDSSGPVSAGERVTVTARILTATVVEPVEVVAVVDEADRVGFSYRTLPGHPVSGEEAFIVHRHGDDVRITVRSLTRAAPQQPWRALYPLLRIAQLFARRRYLKALR from the coding sequence ATGACCTGTCCTGACCTGCCCGATTGGCCGCCGACTGATCGAAGTCACCGCCGCTCCGAGATCTCCGCGATCATCGGGCGCGGTGATGCGGCGTGGGAGCGAGCCGCGCACGACATCCTGCGGTGGGGTGTGAAGACCGCCAGCGGATTCACCGTCGATTCGTCGGGGCCCGTGTCAGCGGGGGAGCGCGTCACGGTGACTGCACGCATACTCACCGCGACCGTCGTCGAACCGGTGGAGGTGGTCGCCGTCGTCGACGAAGCCGACCGCGTCGGATTCTCGTACCGCACTCTGCCCGGGCATCCGGTCAGCGGTGAAGAAGCGTTCATCGTGCATCGTCACGGGGATGACGTGAGGATCACCGTGCGCTCACTGACGCGGGCGGCGCCGCAGCAGCCGTGGAGGGCGCTGTATCCGCTGCTGCGCATCGCTCAGCTGTTCGCACGACGCCGCTACCTGAAGGCGCTGCGCTGA
- a CDS encoding GNAT family N-acetyltransferase, producing MSAPSAVSLRCVTASDLDMLYAIAAELDTWEERSASMPAPLTRSAFDARLMPSETASDKDVRFVIDLDGRAVGSVSLFDFDDLARHAEVGIALQPTARGKGIGAEAVTQIIEFAFTRCNLHRVHLQTIASNLAAIRAYEKAGLVIEGHLREHAWVRGHYEDIVVMGVLRSQWSARH from the coding sequence ATGTCCGCCCCGTCCGCAGTCAGTCTCCGATGCGTCACCGCAAGCGATCTCGACATGCTGTACGCGATCGCTGCAGAGCTTGACACCTGGGAGGAACGCAGTGCGTCAATGCCGGCGCCCTTGACGCGGAGTGCATTCGACGCCCGCCTGATGCCGTCCGAAACGGCCTCCGACAAGGATGTCCGCTTCGTGATCGACCTCGACGGCCGGGCAGTCGGCAGCGTCTCGCTCTTCGATTTCGATGACCTGGCTCGCCATGCCGAGGTCGGCATCGCCCTTCAGCCGACCGCTCGAGGCAAAGGGATCGGAGCCGAAGCGGTCACGCAGATCATCGAGTTCGCCTTCACGCGCTGCAACCTGCATCGAGTGCACCTTCAGACGATTGCGAGCAACCTGGCCGCAATCCGCGCGTATGAGAAGGCCGGACTCGTCATCGAAGGACACCTTCGTGAGCATGCTTGGGTTCGCGGGCATTACGAGGACATCGTGGTCATGGGCGTCCTCCGTTCGCAGTGGAGCGCTCGGCACTGA
- a CDS encoding bifunctional phosphatase PAP2/diacylglycerol kinase family protein, with translation MTFQPGREAARALRSIHESTAHPFVALRRARILPRWMRRLDARTARAINRRRVPAYVDRRFVRISRLADRSRLWLVISFLLYAMGGRARRGAVRGAASLVVGSVLANLVGKKIFGGDRPLLKDVPVPRRLKRFPTSASFPSGHAASAAAFVTGVALESGRTGLQLAPLGTAVTYSRLHTGAHWLSDVIGGVVLGSAVAVAGRMLIPARPTPPPVRSAPAVGLPALPGGEGAFILVNGSSGIDPRRPDPVEFLSDALPDARIHVLRDGDDIPGLVREAAGSQAPPRVLGVWGGDGSVAAAADAARSVGLPLLVLPGGTFNHFARTAGIPTIDDALEALRTGAGRRVDVAELALDAGESFTVLNGASVGVYAGFVSEREPREKGLGKPLAALVAAARVLARAEAMPVSVDGHPARVWSVAVAVGQNSSASMVPLQRRHLDDGLLDVRVLHAVGRMPRLRGLVALAFGARASSLLDRVPGRGGLRTIEAFTARTVRIEVRTEPGQTIGIAHDGEVTETGLRGGGAVATVTIAAGGLDVYSVAAPDDAR, from the coding sequence ATGACATTCCAACCGGGACGTGAGGCAGCCCGCGCTCTACGCTCGATCCATGAGTCGACCGCGCATCCGTTCGTCGCCCTGCGTCGAGCCCGCATCCTGCCGCGCTGGATGCGCCGGCTTGATGCCCGCACCGCGCGGGCGATCAACCGGCGCCGCGTTCCCGCGTACGTCGATCGCCGGTTCGTCCGGATCTCACGGCTTGCCGACCGCAGCCGGCTGTGGTTGGTCATCTCCTTCCTGCTCTACGCCATGGGCGGTCGGGCCCGGCGCGGGGCCGTGCGCGGCGCCGCGTCGCTCGTCGTCGGCAGCGTGCTGGCGAACCTGGTGGGCAAGAAGATCTTCGGCGGCGACCGGCCTCTGCTGAAGGATGTGCCGGTGCCTCGTCGTCTGAAGAGGTTTCCCACATCAGCGTCGTTCCCGTCCGGGCACGCGGCATCGGCTGCGGCGTTCGTCACCGGAGTGGCGCTCGAGTCCGGCCGAACAGGTCTCCAGCTGGCGCCGCTCGGCACCGCGGTGACGTACTCCCGGCTTCACACCGGCGCGCACTGGCTTTCGGATGTGATCGGGGGAGTGGTGCTGGGAAGCGCGGTCGCGGTCGCCGGGCGGATGCTGATTCCCGCTCGCCCGACGCCTCCACCCGTGCGCTCCGCGCCGGCCGTCGGGCTGCCGGCCCTGCCGGGCGGGGAAGGCGCCTTCATTCTCGTCAACGGATCCTCGGGGATCGATCCACGCCGCCCGGACCCGGTCGAGTTCCTCTCCGACGCGCTGCCGGACGCCCGCATCCATGTCCTTCGGGACGGTGACGACATTCCGGGCCTCGTGCGCGAGGCAGCCGGGTCGCAGGCGCCGCCGCGGGTGCTGGGGGTCTGGGGCGGGGACGGCTCGGTCGCGGCCGCCGCAGATGCCGCGCGCAGCGTCGGTCTTCCCCTGCTCGTGCTTCCCGGCGGCACCTTCAATCATTTCGCCCGCACGGCTGGCATCCCGACGATCGATGACGCCTTGGAGGCTCTCCGGACGGGTGCAGGTCGGCGCGTCGATGTCGCCGAGCTCGCGCTCGACGCAGGCGAGTCCTTCACCGTGCTCAACGGGGCCTCCGTCGGTGTCTATGCGGGCTTCGTCTCGGAGCGCGAACCGAGGGAGAAGGGACTGGGCAAGCCGCTCGCCGCGCTCGTGGCCGCGGCGCGGGTGCTGGCGCGGGCAGAGGCAATGCCGGTGAGCGTCGACGGGCATCCGGCCAGGGTGTGGTCCGTCGCTGTGGCAGTCGGGCAGAACTCGTCGGCATCCATGGTTCCGCTCCAGCGCCGCCACCTCGACGACGGGCTTCTCGACGTGCGCGTGCTGCACGCGGTCGGCAGGATGCCGCGGCTGCGCGGCCTGGTGGCGCTTGCTTTCGGCGCGCGGGCATCCTCGCTGCTGGATCGCGTGCCCGGACGCGGCGGGCTCAGGACGATCGAAGCGTTCACCGCGAGGACGGTGCGGATCGAAGTCCGGACGGAACCCGGACAGACGATCGGAATCGCCCACGATGGCGAGGTGACGGAGACCGGGCTGCGCGGCGGCGGTGCCGTGGCCACGGTCACCATTGCCGCCGGGGGCCTGGACGTGTACAGCGTCGCCGCGCCCGATGATGCCCGGTGA
- a CDS encoding SUMF1/EgtB/PvdO family nonheme iron enzyme, which produces MRMMPAGTVTLHDARRNEHRTVELEPFEIGVYPVTEELFAELLGVPSQHPRRPARDLSWLRAIRFCNAASEWEGYDPAYTYDGEDVTWHVDSDGYRLPTEAEWEFACRAGSVGPHYGPLADVAWTALDGVSAPQDVGARLPNLNGLFDTLGNVWEWCWDLLDPERYDDYRVFRGGGFSDDAWSVRASVRRGGGPRMHHDDVGMRLARGGFDTEQAAQGWSAAADIERGGRGGPRPIGWTPRR; this is translated from the coding sequence ATGCGGATGATGCCCGCGGGCACTGTCACCCTGCATGACGCGCGACGCAACGAGCACAGGACCGTCGAGCTCGAGCCGTTCGAGATCGGCGTGTATCCCGTCACCGAGGAGCTGTTCGCGGAACTCCTCGGTGTGCCGTCGCAGCATCCGCGGCGCCCTGCCCGCGATCTCAGCTGGCTGCGGGCGATCCGGTTCTGCAACGCGGCCTCGGAGTGGGAGGGCTACGACCCCGCGTACACGTACGACGGCGAGGACGTGACGTGGCATGTCGACAGTGACGGGTACCGTCTGCCCACCGAAGCGGAGTGGGAGTTCGCCTGCCGGGCGGGGTCCGTGGGGCCGCACTACGGGCCGCTCGCGGATGTCGCCTGGACGGCGCTGGACGGCGTGAGCGCGCCCCAGGACGTCGGCGCCAGACTCCCCAACCTGAACGGGCTGTTCGACACGCTCGGCAACGTCTGGGAGTGGTGCTGGGATCTGCTGGATCCCGAGCGTTACGACGACTACCGCGTGTTCCGCGGCGGCGGTTTCAGCGACGATGCCTGGAGCGTGCGCGCATCGGTGCGCCGCGGGGGCGGGCCGCGCATGCATCATGATGATGTCGGGATGCGGTTGGCGCGGGGCGGATTCGACACGGAGCAGGCCGCGCAGGGCTGGTCGGCGGCGGCGGACATCGAACGCGGCGGCCGCGGGGGACCGCGTCCGATCGGATGGACGCCGCGGCGCTGA
- a CDS encoding HIT family protein: MPATSHEPEGYDCPFCRLQLGVFNERNRSSDVIAVTDHAYARIAPKWWPDNPGAVLVMPRAHIENIYDLPTADGHAMWDLVQRVATSMRTAYGCEGTSLRQHNEPAGNQDVWHLHVHVFPRYENDRLYQRHEDSHWVGPSEREPYALKLRGALGMPYQFDI, encoded by the coding sequence GTGCCCGCGACCTCCCATGAGCCGGAAGGCTATGACTGTCCGTTCTGCCGCCTCCAACTGGGCGTCTTCAACGAGCGCAACCGATCCTCGGATGTCATCGCGGTAACCGACCATGCGTATGCCCGCATCGCGCCGAAGTGGTGGCCGGACAATCCGGGTGCGGTGCTGGTGATGCCCCGGGCGCACATCGAGAACATCTATGACCTTCCCACCGCGGACGGCCACGCCATGTGGGATCTCGTCCAGCGGGTGGCGACGTCGATGCGGACGGCATACGGCTGCGAGGGAACCTCCCTCCGCCAGCACAACGAGCCCGCCGGAAACCAGGATGTCTGGCATCTGCACGTGCACGTGTTTCCGCGGTATGAGAACGATCGTCTCTATCAGCGGCACGAAGACTCGCACTGGGTCGGGCCTTCCGAGCGAGAGCCCTATGCACTCAAGCTGAGGGGTGCGCTGGGCATGCCGTATCAGTTCGACATCTGA
- a CDS encoding GNAT family N-acetyltransferase: protein MGQRTTPTVVGERVTLRDFTERDVALVASVVDDPLIPLISTVPAQGDRSQIFAYIERQRGRAISGAGYQFTVVDKATDEPVGQVGLTFREPMLERASVGYWIAPDRRGAGFATAAIQVLVGWAFAHLPIQRLELYVEPWNEGSWRAAEAAGFQREGLLRQWEHVGSERKDMYMYALLREPGMR, encoded by the coding sequence ATGGGACAGCGGACGACGCCGACGGTTGTGGGGGAGAGGGTGACGCTTCGCGACTTCACGGAGCGTGACGTCGCGCTGGTTGCATCCGTCGTGGATGACCCGCTGATCCCACTCATCAGCACGGTTCCGGCCCAGGGCGATCGGTCTCAGATCTTCGCTTACATCGAACGTCAGCGAGGACGCGCGATCAGCGGGGCGGGGTATCAGTTCACGGTCGTCGACAAGGCGACCGACGAGCCGGTCGGGCAGGTCGGCCTGACGTTCCGGGAGCCGATGCTCGAACGCGCCAGCGTGGGGTACTGGATCGCACCGGACCGCCGGGGAGCGGGATTCGCGACGGCTGCCATCCAGGTACTGGTCGGGTGGGCGTTCGCGCACCTGCCTATCCAGCGTCTCGAACTCTACGTCGAACCCTGGAATGAAGGATCCTGGCGGGCAGCCGAGGCTGCCGGGTTCCAGCGCGAGGGCCTGCTTCGACAGTGGGAACACGTCGGATCCGAGCGCAAGGACATGTACATGTATGCACTGCTGCGGGAACCCGGGATGAGATGA
- a CDS encoding GNAT family N-acetyltransferase, translated as MWETRARIDADCETVASWIDDAEGLYLFTGPRLTWPIEPSHLQVMAQIPGLTAWVVVDNRDSTDSAIAGHFDLTLKDGTARLARVIIDPALRGRGLSHMLVVLAEERARELGATQLSLNVIDGNLPAITTYERAGFRRTESERPGISSMMLTL; from the coding sequence ATGTGGGAAACCCGGGCGCGTATCGACGCCGACTGCGAGACCGTCGCCTCGTGGATCGACGATGCCGAAGGGCTGTACCTGTTCACCGGTCCGCGCCTGACGTGGCCGATCGAGCCCAGCCATCTGCAGGTCATGGCGCAGATACCCGGGCTCACCGCGTGGGTCGTTGTCGACAACCGCGACAGCACCGACAGCGCGATCGCGGGGCATTTCGATCTCACGCTCAAAGACGGCACGGCGCGTCTCGCCCGCGTCATCATCGATCCCGCGCTGCGCGGCCGCGGCCTCTCCCACATGCTCGTCGTCCTCGCCGAGGAGAGGGCTCGCGAGCTCGGTGCGACGCAGCTGTCGTTGAACGTGATCGACGGCAATCTTCCGGCCATCACCACGTACGAGCGGGCGGGGTTCCGGCGCACAGAATCCGAACGTCCGGGAATCTCCTCGATGATGCTGACGCTCTAG
- a CDS encoding ferredoxin → MKVTANPTTCIASGNCSRTAPRVFANLEENHGFVSILNEHPEDSDWAAVREAESLCPSATIRIEDDSDDIPTGT, encoded by the coding sequence ATGAAGGTGACAGCGAACCCGACGACCTGCATCGCTTCCGGCAACTGCAGTCGCACCGCCCCGCGTGTCTTCGCGAACCTCGAGGAGAACCATGGATTCGTCAGCATCCTGAATGAGCATCCCGAGGACTCCGACTGGGCCGCCGTGCGCGAAGCGGAGAGCCTGTGCCCTTCGGCGACCATCCGCATCGAGGACGATTCTGATGACATTCCAACCGGGACGTGA
- a CDS encoding nitrate/nitrite transporter: MTATPLPRSSPSWRGWLIWSVAVAAYVLAIVNRSSLSAAGVDAAERFQADAATLSLFAVVQLAVYGGMQIPIGVLLDRFGSRPIMVIGMLLMAAGQFVMAVSPSIGVAIVARVLLGAGDAAIFPAVLRLVATWFPAQRSPLMVQMTGIAGQAGQLVALLPLAALLHSTTWTITFGSVSGLGVLFAILVWAIVRNRPPERTEDVTVNTETGVIRVVTSSIDTGVGIRAAWAHPGTRLAFWSHFTTPFAGTAFLLLWGMPFLTAGEGLSNAAAAGLLSLNVVVAMVLGPILGELSRRSPLRRSLALVLPSIGVQVIAWLLVIFWPGPAPVWLLVVLVMCLGAGGPASMIAFDHARTHNPAHRLSTATGVTNSGGFLAALTAIFLIGLMLDLQGAGTPSTYSMDAFRWAFFTQVPLWILGITMIIIERKRTRIRIGVDPERRRRR; encoded by the coding sequence GTGACCGCCACTCCCCTCCCCCGCAGCTCGCCGAGCTGGCGCGGCTGGCTGATCTGGTCGGTCGCCGTCGCCGCGTATGTGCTCGCGATCGTGAACCGCAGCTCGCTGAGCGCGGCCGGCGTCGACGCGGCCGAGCGGTTCCAGGCGGATGCCGCCACGCTCTCGCTCTTCGCCGTCGTGCAGCTCGCCGTCTACGGTGGCATGCAGATCCCCATCGGGGTGCTGCTCGATCGATTCGGGTCGCGTCCGATCATGGTGATCGGGATGCTGCTGATGGCGGCCGGCCAGTTCGTCATGGCGGTCTCGCCCAGCATCGGCGTCGCGATCGTCGCGCGCGTGCTTCTCGGCGCCGGTGACGCCGCGATCTTCCCCGCCGTACTGCGGCTGGTCGCCACCTGGTTCCCCGCGCAGCGAAGCCCGTTGATGGTGCAGATGACCGGTATCGCAGGTCAGGCCGGGCAGCTGGTCGCTCTGCTTCCGCTGGCGGCCCTGCTGCACTCCACCACCTGGACGATCACGTTCGGCAGCGTGTCAGGACTCGGCGTCCTGTTCGCGATCCTGGTCTGGGCGATCGTGCGCAACCGGCCTCCCGAGCGCACGGAGGACGTCACGGTCAACACCGAGACAGGCGTGATCCGAGTGGTCACCTCATCGATCGACACCGGCGTCGGCATCCGCGCGGCCTGGGCTCACCCCGGTACCCGGCTCGCCTTCTGGTCGCACTTCACGACGCCCTTCGCGGGCACCGCGTTCCTTCTCCTGTGGGGCATGCCGTTCCTGACGGCGGGCGAGGGCCTCTCGAATGCGGCCGCTGCAGGCCTGCTGTCGCTGAACGTCGTCGTCGCCATGGTCCTGGGGCCGATCCTCGGAGAGCTCTCCCGCCGCAGTCCGCTGCGCCGTTCGCTCGCACTCGTGCTGCCGAGCATCGGTGTGCAGGTCATCGCGTGGCTGCTGGTGATCTTCTGGCCCGGTCCAGCCCCGGTATGGCTGCTTGTCGTGCTCGTGATGTGTCTCGGGGCCGGCGGCCCGGCATCCATGATCGCCTTCGACCACGCACGCACGCACAACCCCGCTCATCGCCTCAGCACGGCGACCGGCGTCACGAACTCCGGCGGCTTCCTCGCCGCCCTGACGGCGATCTTCCTGATCGGGCTCATGCTCGACCTCCAGGGAGCCGGAACGCCGTCGACCTATTCGATGGATGCCTTCCGCTGGGCGTTCTTCACCCAGGTGCCGCTGTGGATCCTCGGCATCACGATGATCATCATCGAACGCAAGCGCACCCGCATCCGCATCGGGGTGGATCCCGAGCGCAGACGCCGCCGCTGA
- a CDS encoding YitT family protein, which yields MAGRRMPRRIVQLLIGLFLYGIGIAFIIRGALGAAPWDVLSQGISMHLPLSFGMITIIVSAIVLLVWIPIRQKPGVGTILNAVLVGPSADIGFLVIPETDLLWVRVVFFVIGLTTLAAATGLYIGAHFGPGPRDGLMTGLHRVTGRPIWMVRTALEITVVVIGWLLGGIVGLGTVAFALLVGPMCQFFMRVFEVKLPQRPVSSRDEDLRPDSVTG from the coding sequence ATGGCGGGCCGGCGGATGCCGCGACGCATCGTCCAGCTGCTGATCGGGCTGTTCCTGTACGGCATCGGAATCGCGTTCATCATCCGGGGTGCTCTCGGCGCCGCTCCGTGGGATGTCCTCTCGCAGGGCATATCGATGCATCTGCCGCTGAGCTTCGGCATGATCACGATCATCGTCAGCGCGATAGTGCTGCTGGTCTGGATACCGATCCGTCAGAAGCCCGGCGTCGGGACCATCCTCAACGCCGTGCTGGTCGGCCCGTCCGCCGATATCGGATTCCTGGTGATCCCGGAGACGGATCTCCTCTGGGTGCGCGTGGTGTTCTTCGTGATCGGCCTCACCACGCTCGCCGCCGCCACCGGCCTCTACATCGGCGCCCATTTCGGTCCCGGGCCCCGCGACGGGCTCATGACAGGACTTCATCGGGTGACAGGGCGCCCGATCTGGATGGTGCGCACCGCGCTGGAGATCACGGTGGTCGTGATCGGCTGGCTCCTCGGCGGCATCGTCGGGTTGGGGACCGTCGCCTTCGCGCTGCTCGTCGGACCGATGTGCCAGTTCTTCATGCGGGTGTTCGAGGTGAAGCTGCCCCAGCGTCCCGTTTCGAGCAGAGATGAAGACCTGCGGCCGGACTCCGTGACGGGCTGA
- a CDS encoding arginase family protein, which translates to MSRKIDVIISQGRVGDRSDGALPGALKAGRALGRLLSVDPRIVGTPSAAVTDDWTVSLPAASETLTVLRDALRESLDAGSVPVLATNTCGASVGTLPTVAERFPDAVVLWIDAHGDFNTPATTESGYLGGMVLAAACGLWDSGHGAGLDPTQAIIVGGRDIDPAEADLLERSGVRVLPPAQSTPARVAELVGDRDVWIHVDWDVLEPGYIPAAYRVEQGLLPHEIAAIFSALPTEQVRGVELAEFEDDDLEVPSRVSVELILETFQALGLQK; encoded by the coding sequence ATGTCACGCAAGATCGATGTCATCATCTCGCAGGGGCGGGTCGGGGATCGCTCCGACGGCGCCCTTCCCGGCGCGCTCAAAGCAGGCAGGGCACTCGGCCGACTGCTGAGCGTGGACCCGCGCATCGTCGGCACGCCGTCTGCGGCGGTCACCGATGATTGGACGGTGAGCCTGCCTGCAGCATCCGAGACTCTGACCGTGCTGCGGGACGCGCTTCGCGAATCTCTCGACGCCGGGAGCGTACCCGTCCTGGCCACGAACACGTGCGGGGCGAGTGTGGGTACGCTGCCGACGGTCGCCGAGCGGTTCCCCGATGCCGTCGTGCTCTGGATCGACGCGCACGGCGACTTCAACACACCCGCGACCACCGAGTCCGGCTATCTGGGCGGCATGGTGCTGGCGGCGGCGTGCGGACTGTGGGACAGCGGTCACGGTGCCGGCCTGGATCCGACGCAGGCGATCATCGTGGGCGGTCGGGACATCGACCCGGCTGAGGCGGATCTGCTCGAGCGCAGCGGTGTCAGGGTGCTTCCTCCGGCGCAGAGCACTCCGGCTCGGGTCGCGGAACTGGTCGGCGACCGGGACGTGTGGATCCATGTCGACTGGGACGTTCTGGAGCCCGGTTACATCCCCGCCGCGTATCGCGTGGAGCAGGGACTCCTGCCGCACGAGATCGCTGCGATCTTCTCGGCGTTGCCCACCGAACAGGTGCGCGGCGTCGAACTGGCCGAGTTCGAGGACGACGACCTGGAGGTGCCTTCGCGCGTCAGCGTGGAGCTGATCCTGGAGACCTTCCAGGCGCTGGGGCTGCAGAAGTAG
- a CDS encoding acyl-CoA desaturase: protein MRRRYGFYWTMILFWMLAVAAILIGVVLLGPTWWQLLLAALLGLAFAQLGFLGHEAAHQQVFASAGWNEWMSRVIAGLFTGLSFGWWVDKHGRHHANPNQDALDPDVDAGVVSFTPEGTDRRSGVMAKIGEYQGYYFLPVLLFEGASLHVDSFRNILSGRNVTRRWTEIVFVGVHFVGYLALLFIVLPPGMAIAFFAVQLAVFGFLLGGAFSPNHIGMPTVPHDVDLDFLRRQVYMSRNVRGGPVVHFFMGGLEYQIEHHLFPMAPRPNLRALQTVVRRHCAEQGIPYTETSLGEAFRTIIAYLNQVGLKNRDPYTCPLVRQYRG from the coding sequence ATGAGACGTCGATACGGCTTCTACTGGACGATGATCCTGTTCTGGATGCTCGCGGTCGCAGCCATCCTCATCGGCGTCGTCCTCCTGGGACCGACGTGGTGGCAGCTTCTGCTGGCGGCGCTGCTGGGGCTGGCGTTCGCCCAGCTAGGCTTCCTCGGTCACGAGGCCGCGCACCAGCAGGTCTTCGCTTCGGCCGGGTGGAACGAATGGATGTCGCGGGTGATTGCCGGACTGTTCACCGGCCTCAGCTTCGGCTGGTGGGTCGACAAACACGGTCGGCATCACGCGAACCCCAACCAGGATGCCCTCGATCCGGACGTCGACGCCGGGGTGGTCTCATTCACTCCCGAGGGCACCGACCGCCGGTCCGGCGTCATGGCGAAGATCGGCGAATACCAGGGCTACTACTTCCTCCCCGTCCTGCTGTTCGAGGGGGCGTCTCTCCATGTCGACTCGTTCAGGAACATCCTGTCGGGAAGGAACGTCACGCGCCGCTGGACGGAGATCGTCTTCGTCGGGGTCCACTTCGTCGGATACCTGGCTCTGCTGTTCATCGTGCTGCCACCGGGCATGGCGATCGCCTTCTTCGCCGTGCAGCTCGCTGTCTTCGGATTCCTCCTCGGCGGCGCGTTCTCACCCAATCACATCGGGATGCCGACCGTGCCGCACGACGTGGACCTCGACTTCCTGCGACGACAGGTCTACATGTCACGAAACGTGCGTGGCGGGCCGGTCGTGCATTTCTTCATGGGAGGACTCGAGTACCAGATCGAACATCACCTGTTCCCGATGGCACCCAGGCCGAACCTGCGGGCACTGCAGACGGTCGTGCGCCGACACTGCGCCGAGCAGGGCATACCGTACACCGAGACCTCGCTCGGTGAGGCGTTTCGCACGATCATCGCTTATCTCAATCAGGTGGGGTTGAAGAATCGCGATCCCTACACCTGCCCGCTCGTGAGACAGTACCGAGGCTGA